One stretch of Camelus bactrianus isolate YW-2024 breed Bactrian camel chromosome 21, ASM4877302v1, whole genome shotgun sequence DNA includes these proteins:
- the TNFAIP8L2 gene encoding tumor necrosis factor alpha-induced protein 8-like protein 2: MESFSSKSLVLQAEKKLLSKMAGRSVAHLFIDETSSQVLDELYRVSKEYTHSRPQAQRVIKDLIKVAVKVAVLHRSGCFGPGELALATRFRQKLRQGAMTALSFGEVDFTFEAAVLAGLLAECRDMLLDLVAPHLTPKSHGRIRHVFDHFSDPGLLTALYGPDFTQHLGRLCDGLRKLLDEGKL; encoded by the coding sequence atggAGTCCTTCAGTTCCAAGAGTCTGGTCCTGCAGGCCGAGAAGAAGCTACTGAGTAAGATGGCGGGTCGGTCTGTGGCTCATCTCTTCATCGATGAGACGAGCAGCCAGGTGCTCGATGAGCTCTACCGTGTGTCCAAAGAGTACACACACAGCCGGCCCCAGGCGCAGCGGGTGATCAAGGACCTGATCAAGGTGGCCGTCAAGGTGGCCGTGCTGCACCGCAGCGGCTGCTTCGGCCCCGGGGAGCTGGCCCTGGCCACCCGCTTCCGCCAGAAGCTGCGCCAGGGCGCCATGACAGCGCTCAGCTTCGGCGAGGTGGACTTCACCTTCGAGGCCGCCGTGCTGGCTGGCCTGCTGGCCGAGTGCCGGGACATGCTGCTGGACCTGGTGGCGCCCCACCTCACGCCCAAGTCTCACGGCCGCATCCGCCACGTGTTCGACCACTTCTCTGACCCCGGGCTGCTCACGGCCCTCTACGGGCCTGACTTCACGCAGCACCTCGGCCGGCTCTGCGACGGGCTCAGGAAGCTGCTGGACGAGGGGAAGCTCTGA
- the LYSMD1 gene encoding lysM and putative peptidoglycan-binding domain-containing protein 1, with amino-acid sequence MASPSRQAPVGGSGLLRGSRARSYGSLVQSACSPVRERRLEHQLAPGDTLAGLALKYGVTMEQIKRANRLYTNDSIFLKKTLYIPILTEPRDLFNGLDSEEEKDGEEVQPSKDEVWPHSAERKKQETGLGHANGEVLPMPGQEPPTPIHDLSASDFLKKLDSQISLSKKAATQKLKKGKSGVPGEDSGLHLSSPRMQQRAVLGPVPLTRTSRTQTLRDQEDEIFKL; translated from the exons ATGGCTTCTCCCTCTAGACAGGCCCCCGTCGGAGGGTCAGGACTGCTTCGGGGGAGCCGGGCTCGTTCTTATGGAAGCCTGGTGCAGTCTGCCTGCTCCCCAGTGAGGGAAAGACGACTGGAGCATCAGCTGGCGCCTGGAGACACCCTGGCTGGACTAGCACTCAAATACGGGGTGACG atggaacAGATTAAGCGTGCAAACCGCCTTTATACTAATGACTCCATCTTCCTGAAGAAAACCCTCTACATCCCCATCCTGACAGAGCCCAGAGACCTGTTCAATGGTTTGGATtctgaggaagagaaggatggagaagaggtACAGCCAAGTAAGGATGAAGTTTGGCCACACTCAGCTGAGAGGAAGAAACAAGAGACAGGTTTGGGACATGCCAATGGTGAAGTCCTTCCCATGCCTGGCCAGGAGCCCCCGACTCCCATCCATGACCTCTCTGCCTCTGATTTCCTTAAGAAGCTTGATTCACAGATCAGCCTGTCAAAGAAGGCTGCTACCCAGaagctgaaaaaagggaaaagTGG GGTACCTGGGGAGGATTCAGGTCTTCACCTGAGCTCTCCTCGGATGCAGCAACGAGCAGTCCTGGGTCCTGTGCCGCTGACCCGGACCTCTCGGACCCAGACACTTCGGGACCAGGAGGATGAAATCTTCAAACTCTGA
- the SCNM1 gene encoding sodium channel modifier 1 isoform X1 yields the protein MSFKREGDDWSQLNVLKKRRVGDLLASYIPEDEALMLRDGRFACAICPHRPVLDTLAMLTAHRGGKKHLSSLQLFYGKQQPGKGMDPNPRQQNELREEAEVEAPLLTQTRLITQSALHRAPHYNSCCRRKYRPETPRPSVSHSPLPPPEVEPQSGKIDRDPEPGAGPQAKESATVSSAAPMSPTRRRALDHYLTLRSSGWIPDGQGRWVKDENVEFDSDEEEPPDLPLD from the exons ATGTCTTTCAAGAGGGAAGGGGACGATTGGAGTCAACTTAATGTGCTCAAA AAAAGAAGAGTCGGGGATCTGCTGGCCAGTTATATCCCAGAGGATGAGGCGCTGATGCTTCGGGATGGACG ctTTGCTTGTGCCATCTGTCCCCACCGACCTGTACTGGACACCCTGGCCATGCTGACTGCCCACCGTGGAGGCAAGAAACATCTGTCCA GCCTGCAGCTTTTCTATGGCAAGCAGCAGCCAGGAAAGGGTATGGACCCGAATCCAAGACAGCAGAATGAACTGAGGGAAGAGGCCGAAGTGGAG GCTCCTCTGTTAACCCAGACTCGACTTATCACCCAGAGCGCTCTGCACAGAGCTCCTCACTATAACAGTTGCTGCCGCCGGAAGTACAG ACCAGAAACCCCTCGTCCCTCTGTCTCTCATTCCCCTTTGCCACCCCCAGAGGTTGAACCCCAAAGTGGGAAGATAGATAGGGACCCTGAGCCTGGGGCTGGCCCACAGGCCAAGGAGTCAGCAACTGTCTCATCCGCTGCACCCATGAGCCCCACAAGAAGACGGGCCCTGGATCATTACCTAACCCTTCGAAG CTCTGGATGGATCCCAGATGGACAAGGTCGATGGGTAAAAGATGAGAATGTTGAGTTTGACTCTGATGAGGAAGAACCCCCTGATCTCCCGTTGGACTGA
- the SCNM1 gene encoding sodium channel modifier 1 isoform X2, with translation MLRDGRFACAICPHRPVLDTLAMLTAHRGGKKHLSSLQLFYGKQQPGKGMDPNPRQQNELREEAEVEAPLLTQTRLITQSALHRAPHYNSCCRRKYRPETPRPSVSHSPLPPPEVEPQSGKIDRDPEPGAGPQAKESATVSSAAPMSPTRRRALDHYLTLRSSGWIPDGQGRWVKDENVEFDSDEEEPPDLPLD, from the exons ATGCTTCGGGATGGACG ctTTGCTTGTGCCATCTGTCCCCACCGACCTGTACTGGACACCCTGGCCATGCTGACTGCCCACCGTGGAGGCAAGAAACATCTGTCCA GCCTGCAGCTTTTCTATGGCAAGCAGCAGCCAGGAAAGGGTATGGACCCGAATCCAAGACAGCAGAATGAACTGAGGGAAGAGGCCGAAGTGGAG GCTCCTCTGTTAACCCAGACTCGACTTATCACCCAGAGCGCTCTGCACAGAGCTCCTCACTATAACAGTTGCTGCCGCCGGAAGTACAG ACCAGAAACCCCTCGTCCCTCTGTCTCTCATTCCCCTTTGCCACCCCCAGAGGTTGAACCCCAAAGTGGGAAGATAGATAGGGACCCTGAGCCTGGGGCTGGCCCACAGGCCAAGGAGTCAGCAACTGTCTCATCCGCTGCACCCATGAGCCCCACAAGAAGACGGGCCCTGGATCATTACCTAACCCTTCGAAG CTCTGGATGGATCCCAGATGGACAAGGTCGATGGGTAAAAGATGAGAATGTTGAGTTTGACTCTGATGAGGAAGAACCCCCTGATCTCCCGTTGGACTGA
- the TMOD4 gene encoding tropomodulin-4 has product MSSYLKELEKYRDIDEDEILRTLSPEELEQLDCELQEMDPENMLLPAGLRQRDQTKKSPTGPLDREALLQYLEQQALEVKERDDLVPFTGEKKGKPYIQPKREIPAEEQITLEPELEEALAHATDAEMCDIAAILGMYTLMSNKQYYDALCSGEICNTEGISSVVQPDKYKPVPDEPPNPTNIEEILKSVRSNDKELQEVNLNNIQDIPIPMLTELCEAMKTNTHVRSFSLVATRSGDPIANAVADMLRENRSLQSLNIESNFISSTGLMAVLKAVRENATLTELRVDNQRQWPGDAVEMEMATVLEQCPSIVRFGYHFTQQGPRARAAQAMTRNNELRRQQKKR; this is encoded by the exons ATGTCATCGTATCTGAAGGAGCTGGAGAAATACAGAGACATAGATGAAGATGAGATCCTAAGGACCTTGAGCCCTGAGGAGCTAGAGCAGCTGGACTGCGAGCTACAGGAGATGGACCCCGAG AACATGCTCCTGCCAGCTGGACTAAGACAACGTGACCAGACCAAGAAGAGCCCAACGGGGCCCCTAGACCGAGAGGCCCTTTTGCAGTACCTGGAACAGCAGGCACTAGAGGTCAAAGAGCGTGATGACTTGGTGCCCTTCACAGGCGAGAAGAAGG GGAAACCCTATATTCAGCCCAAGAGGGAAATTCCAGCAGAGGAGCAGATCACTCTGGAGCCTGAGCTGGAGGAGGCACTGGCCCATGCCACAGATGCAGAAATGTGTGATATTGCAG CAATTCTGGGCATGTACACACTGATGAGCAACAAACAATACTATGATGCTCTCTGCAGCGGAGAAATCTGCAACACTGAAGGCATTAGCA GTGTGGTGCAGCCTGACAAGTATAAGCCAGTGCCAGATGAGCCCCCAAATCCCACAAACATTGAGGAGATACTGAAGAGTGTTCGAAGCAATGACAAGGAGCTGCAGGAGGTGAACCTCAACAATATACAG GACATCCCGATACCCATGCTGACTGAGCTGTGTGAGGCAATGAAGACAAATACCCATGTCCGGAGCTTCAGCCTGGTCGCCACAAGGAGTGGTGACCCCATTGCCAAT GCCGTGGCTGACATGTTGCGTGAGAATCGTAGCCTCCAGAGCCTGAACATTGAATCCAACTTCATCAGCAGCACAGGGCTCATGGCTGTGCTGAAGGCAGTTCGGGAGAATGCCACACTCACTGAGCTCCGTGTAGACAACCAG cgccAGTGGCCTGGCGATGCAGTGGAGATGGAGATGGCCACCGTGCTCGAACAGTGTCCCTCCATTGTCCGCTTTGGCTATCACTTTACGCAGCAGGGGCCCCGAGCTCGGGCAGCCCAGGCGATGACCCGGAACAATGAACTAC GTCGCCAGCAAAAAAAGAGATAA
- the VPS72 gene encoding vacuolar protein sorting-associated protein 72 homolog gives MSLAGGRAPRKTAGNRLSGLLEAEEEDEFYQTTYGGFTEESGDDEYQGDQSDTEDEVDSDFDIDEGDEPSSDGEAEEPRRKRRVITKAYKEPLKSLRPRKVSTPAGSSQKTREEKALLPLELQDDGSDSRKSMRQSTAEHTRQTFLRVQERQGQSRRRKGPHCERPLTQEELLREAKITEELNLRSLETYERLEADKKKQVHKKRRCPGPIITYHSVTVPLVGEPGPREENVDVEGLDPAPTASALTPRAGTGPVIPPARCSRTFITFSDDATFEEWFPQGRPPKVPVREVCPVTHRPALYRDPVTDIPYATARAFKIIREAYKKYITAHGLPPTASALGPGPPPPEPLPGSGPRALRQKIVIK, from the exons ATGAGTTTGGCTGGGGGCCGGGCCCCCCGGAAGACTGCGGGGAATCGGCTTTCTGGGctcctggaggcagaggaggaagatgagTTCTACCAGACGACTTATGGGGGTTTCACAGAG GAATCAGGAGACGATGAGTATCAAGGGGACCAGTCAGACACAGAGGATGAGGTGGACTCTGACTTTGACATCGACGAAGGGGATGAACCATCCAGTGATGGAGAAGCAGAAGAGCCAAGAAGGAAGCGCCGAGTCATCACCAAAGCATATAAG GAGCCTCTCAAGAGCTTGAGGCCTCGAAAGGTCAGTACCCCTGCTGGTAGCTCTCAGAAGACACGAGAAGAGAAGGCCCTGCTCCCACTAGAACTACAGGATGATGGCTCTGACA GTCGGAAGTCCATGCGTCAGTCTACAGCTGAGCATACACGACAAACATTCCTTCGGGTACAAGAGAGGCAGGGCCAGTCACGGCGGCGAAAGGGGCCCCACTGTGAGCGGCCACTCACCCAAGAGGAGCTGCTCAGGGAGGCCAAGATCACAGAGGAGCTCAACTTACGTTCACTGG AGACATATGAGCGGCTCGAGGCTGACAAAAAGAAGCAGGTCCACAAGAAGCGGAGGTGCCCTGGGCCCATAATCACCTACCACTCAGTGACAGTGCCACTTGTCGGGGAGCCTGGCCCTAGAGAAGAGAATGTGGACGTGGAAGG ACTTGATCCTGCTCCCACGGCTTCTGCATTGACTCCCCGTGCTGGGACTGGACCCGTCATCCCTCCTGCTCGCTGCTCACGTACCTTCATCACTTTCAGTGACGATGCGACATTTGAGGAGTGGTTTCCCCAGGGGCGGCCCCCAAAGGTCCCCGTTCGGGAGGTCTGCCCAGTGACCCATCGCCCAGCGCTATACCGGGACCCTGTTACAGACATACCGTATGCCACTGCTCGAGCCTTCAAGATCATCCGTGAGGCCTACAAGAAGTACATCACTGCCCACGGACTGCCACCCACTGCCTCAGCCCTCGGCCCTGGCCCGCCACCTCCTGAGCCCCTCCCTGGCTCTGGGCCCCGAGCTTTGCGCCAGAAAATTGTCATCAAATGA